Proteins encoded by one window of Actinomycetota bacterium:
- a CDS encoding adenylate/guanylate cyclase domain-containing protein: LAAHIPAARLVELPGADGPLVWETPELALDAIQEFLTGARHASAPDRLLATVLFTDIVGSTQQAGRLGDQRWRELLELHDQAARRWVQAFGGRLVKSTGDGILATFDSPARAIRCAAALAEDLGGLGIEIRAGLHTGEIELRDGDVGGIGVHIAARVMAAAGPGEILVSRTVHDLVAGSGILLRDRGTHRLKGVQGQWQLLAVTAP; the protein is encoded by the coding sequence ACCTGGCCGCCCACATCCCCGCCGCCAGGCTGGTCGAGCTGCCAGGCGCTGACGGGCCGCTGGTGTGGGAGACCCCCGAACTCGCCCTGGACGCCATCCAGGAGTTCCTGACCGGCGCCCGCCACGCCTCCGCGCCCGACCGGCTGCTGGCGACCGTGCTGTTCACCGACATCGTGGGCTCCACCCAGCAGGCCGGACGGTTGGGGGATCAGCGCTGGCGCGAGCTGCTGGAACTACACGACCAGGCAGCGCGCCGTTGGGTCCAGGCGTTTGGCGGGCGGCTGGTCAAGAGCACCGGCGACGGGATCCTGGCCACCTTCGACAGTCCAGCGCGAGCGATCCGCTGCGCGGCCGCGCTGGCCGAGGACCTAGGTGGGCTGGGGATCGAGATCCGGGCGGGGCTGCACACTGGCGAGATCGAGCTGCGCGACGGCGATGTCGGGGGCATCGGTGTGCACATCGCCGCGCGGGTGATGGCGGCGGCCGGACCCGGGGAGATCCTGGTGTCCAGGACCGTGCACGATCTGGTCGCCGGCTCCGGCATCCTCCTGCGGGACCGGGGAACCCACCGGCTGAAGGGCGTCCAAGGCCAGTGGCAGCTGCTGGCGGTGACCGCCCCCTGA